A genomic window from Bradyrhizobium lupini includes:
- a CDS encoding hydrogen peroxide-inducible genes activator produces the protein MLNLTLRQLRYFDALARHSHFGRAAESCSISQPALSMQIKELEEALGGLLLERSARQVALTRFGEELAQRVRDILRSVDELGDFARASQDRFSGRLRIGMIPTIAPYLLPTITKNLTRMHPELDIRVRETMTPRLIQELVEGRLDTAIVALPVSEPSLTEVALFEEKFLLVRPSADEGTPAPSREMMREMRLLLLEEGHCFRDQALSFCNMQSAPPREMLDANSLSTLVQMVSAGIGVTLIPEMAVSVETRSASVSLARFRDPQPSRTIGMVWRKTSPLARQLLQISEVVCLSAGKVRARPSVRSKPT, from the coding sequence ATGCTAAACCTCACGCTGCGCCAGCTCCGGTATTTCGACGCCCTGGCCCGTCACAGTCATTTCGGCCGCGCGGCTGAGTCCTGCTCGATCTCGCAGCCTGCCCTGTCGATGCAGATCAAGGAGCTGGAGGAGGCGCTCGGCGGTCTGCTGCTGGAGCGCAGCGCCCGGCAGGTGGCGCTGACCCGATTTGGCGAGGAGCTCGCGCAGCGCGTCCGCGACATCTTGCGCTCGGTCGACGAGCTCGGCGATTTCGCCCGCGCCTCGCAGGACCGGTTCTCCGGACGGCTGCGCATCGGCATGATTCCGACGATCGCGCCCTATCTGCTGCCGACGATCACCAAGAATCTGACGCGCATGCATCCGGAGCTCGACATCCGCGTGCGCGAGACGATGACGCCGCGGCTGATTCAGGAACTGGTGGAGGGTCGGCTCGATACCGCCATCGTGGCGCTGCCGGTGTCCGAGCCCTCGCTCACCGAGGTCGCCCTGTTCGAGGAAAAATTCCTGCTGGTGCGGCCGAGTGCGGATGAGGGAACGCCGGCACCGTCGCGGGAGATGATGCGCGAGATGCGGCTGCTGTTGCTCGAAGAGGGGCACTGCTTCCGCGATCAGGCGCTGTCATTCTGCAACATGCAATCGGCGCCGCCACGCGAGATGCTGGATGCCAATTCGCTGTCGACGCTGGTCCAGATGGTCAGCGCCGGCATCGGCGTCACGTTGATCCCCGAGATGGCGGTGTCAGTTGAGACGCGATCGGCCTCGGTCTCGCTCGCGCGCTTCCGCGACCCGCAGCCGTCGCGCACCATCGGCATGGTCTGGCGCAAGACCAGCCCGCTGGCGCGGCAACTCCTGCAAATCTCCGAGGTGGTGTGCCTGTCGGCGGGCAAGGTGCGCGCACGTCCATCCGTGCGCAGCAAGCCAACCTGA